CGAATGCGCGTAGTAGATATAGCCAGTAGTAATCGTTTGTCCTGTCATCTCTTCCAGACATAAGGCTTGGGCGCAAACTTGCAATTCATCGTTATCCCACTCGCCTGTATGTCCCCGCTTGTATTCGACTGGATACAGTTCTCCATTGGCAGATTCAATTAAGTCTGATTTCCCAATCAATTTGCATTTTTCTGATTTCAACCAGATCGCCCGAACTTGCCAAGTTTCTTCTCGATGTCCTTCTCCAACGGTATGCACTCTCTGATGTAAATCCGTGCCTTCAATTGTGTAGCTATTGTCTGCAAATTCACCGGCACAAAACATCCGCCAGCACCTGTGGGGGCAATAAGCATATTGATTTAGGGCAGCGATGGGAATGTAGTCAGTATCGTTCATAGATTTTGCGATTATATTCGTCGCCTTTGTTGGGATTTCTTTGGGAAGTAAACCTTTCCTCAACCACCCTCCTACAAGGAAACAGCCAAAGAGTTACTCCCTTTCCATACAAGGGAAAGAGGTTAGGGAATTAGTTTTTTTATTCAAAAAAAGAGGGGTTATAGGGCGTAATTATAATTCTTGCTAGGGGTTGAAATATGCAGTCGTCGCCGCATCATACCCATACCCATTGGTGTCTTACGTCCCACACCGCTGTAGAGAGCGAAATCAGCCAAGGTGTTGATGTTCTTGATTACTTCGGGTGAAACATCCCCCAGAATGCGATAGCTGATTTCTCCCGTCAACCCAATAAATTTACTGCGAGAGTCCGCCACAATTTCGGTGTGGATGTTGAAAAAACTGGGAAAGATTGATTCTATTGAAAAGTGGGACAACTCAATGCCGCTGTATTTGTTCCACCGATTCAGGAGGCTATTAAACACACTCTCTCTGGTAGGGAGGGCGGTATCGTACTGTCCTTGGCGGAAAGCGGTGGGGGTGGCAAAGCTGAAGGTAATTATGCGATCGCTATCCGATGCCTGTTCGTATAATTGAGCGTAGCTGCTAGCATTTGCCCAAGGCTGAGTAGATTGGGGAGTGCCGAGAATGCTGGTGATATGTAAATCCGCTGAACCCAGATGCCAAGGATGCTGAGGATTAAGATTCAGCCACAACTGGGTAAGTTTGCTAAATAAAGTGTCGTCCAGTAGGGAGATGCGCCACCAACAAGTCGTACCCTCTGGGATTGCCATTTTGTGTTCCCATTGCAAAGTAGAGTCTTGCAGTCCAACCCGTTTAATTTGTCGGCTACTTTGCAAGGGACTAAGAGTGAAGGCTTTGTCAGCACCGGATTGATGGAGAGAGTTTCCTAATTCCTGGTCTACAGAACTGACAAGTGTGAGAAACAGAGCGTGTAAATGCCTTCCTGTCAAAAATTGGGCCGGAATTGGTGCCTGGGGAAGTAGATTTAAAACTAAACTGTGGGGCATCTCTATCTCTATAAAAGGATTTCATGCAGTTTGATTTCTAACTCAACTCCTGAAGCGATACTGCATACAGGCTGGAATTTCTAGCTGACCAAATTTGTAGTATTGCCCCCGAATTCTGATATTTTGAATTAGGCTAACTGGGGGCATATTAACTACGTCGTAGCTAATTACTCGATGGGAAAACATCACATCTAAAGGATTGAGGAGATAGGGGAAGATGAATTCTTTTTCTGCGGATGAGCTATTTACCTCCTGAGTTTCTACAATTTTCACTTCCGCCTTACTCATCCACTTACCCAGGCGAATCCATTTCGCCAGTTTAAGTGTTTTTTTGGAAATCATGAAAAACTCAAATTTACTTTCTGGCGCAATTTCTTTTGCTCTGCCAAAACTGGGAATATTCTTCTGAGTTTTTTCCATCTCAACATGGTAGTTGTTATTCGCGTACTTCCAAGTGTTGAGAGTAGAAGAATGAGATAGCGATCGCGCTGGCGTTACATAAATTCCCTGTTGATTGAGCGGCGTTAAATGCTCCTCATATTTCGGCACTTGTTCTGGACAAAAGTAGCGATAGGAATGTTCTTTAGAAACTGTGGTGGAGTAGACTTCACTATCCACCAACCCCAGCGCATAACAAAGCGCGTAATTGTGAATTACTGCCTCTGTTTCATAAAGTCGCCCAATTTCGCGAGTTGCAAAGTAAAGGCTATCGTGTAATTCAATTTGACAACGTTGAATAATTGCCATTGCTATTACCCCGCCTTAGCAGCTTTCCCTGCCTTGGCTTTATCACCTTCAGGCTTCTGCTTAATATGCTTCTTAGCGTAAACTTTAGCTTCATCATCAGCTTTCTGCAAAATCTGCTTCATGCCCTCTTCGCTCCCTGTTAGAGCTTTCACCTCATTTAAGAGAGCAGTAAACTGATTGCCAATAAAATCAGTATGCACAATAAACTCCTCAGAAATTAACGTTTCAATTGCACTTTTAGCAGCAGCAATCACATCATCTTCATTCAGTGGATCGCGGGAGTTAATTTTATTATCGGCTTGCAGTTTGTCGTAAATTGCTTGAGTCCACAGCAAGTTACTGATAATTTCGCCATCCGCAAATACCACACCGATTAATTGATTGCGAACTCTACCTGTACGGGTAGTTTGAGCGCCATAGTGTCGAGTTCTCAGAATGTTGTTGAGAACGTACAAGAAACCAGCTTCAGTTGGGTCTTTTAAAGTCACAATACTGGGGAAGAAAACCTGGGGCTTGATGTGATCTTGTTGATTGATGCGGCTAGTCACCTCTCCTGGTTTAGAACCAGCTTCGCCCTTAGAAGCCATCGTACCGTTCTCAAAAGGAGCATTCAGGGTAAAAGTTTCGTGAGATTCATCAAAAGCGGTTATTGAAAATGCTGTATCAACTACTACTTTTGACTTTTCAGAACCAGAGTCACCGATTGCAAATCCGTAAATAATACAATCAGGATTATCCATCGCAAACTTAACGTTATATTCGCAATCCTCAGCTGTCATCAATCCATAGTTTCGTAATAACTCTCGTCCCACTAAACGTTCTGGCGTAGATTGCTTACGCTTAAACATTGTGAGGCGACTGATGGGTGCTTGGTTTTCTGCTTTAATTCCCGCCCTCACTCGTGCCTTGTTCAATTCTCCATCAGTTTGAAATAGAGGATAAGATTCAGTGATACGTACAGTTAGGAAATGAGCATATTTTCCCATTGGTTTGTAGGGAATTTCAGTGTGGAAGAACTTAGAATCAACGGTTTTTAGAAAAAACATGATTAATTTCCTACATGAAGGTTGACTACAAGGACGCGGGTTGCAAAATTTATCGGTTACAGTCAAAGGTTATCTGCTAAACCCGCAGCTACATCATTGCTTTCGTCATCAGCAGCTTGCTGAATTCTGTCGCGATTTTCTTTGTCATCTTCTAGACGATATAGAAACTCACAAGTATCTCGAATTAAGTTAATTTGTCTACCTGCAAGACGAGCGCGATCGCCTGCAAAAGATTTCTCAAATACCTCCTCAACAAAGTATCGAGCAAAATCCAAAATTGCCTCTCGTTCTTCTTCCCGCTTCTTAAATATCCAGCGCCCCTCTGCTGTAGAAGCATGAACACGATCCATCAACTTAGAAACTT
This DNA window, taken from Coleofasciculus sp. FACHB-1120, encodes the following:
- the cas4 gene encoding CRISPR-associated protein Cas4, with the translated sequence MNDTDYIPIAALNQYAYCPHRCWRMFCAGEFADNSYTIEGTDLHQRVHTVGEGHREETWQVRAIWLKSEKCKLIGKSDLIESANGELYPVEYKRGHTGEWDNDELQVCAQALCLEEMTGQTITTGYIYYAHSHQRTKVEITAELRESAIATIESVQNLLATGLMPKAVYSPRCKGCSLYSQCLPQAVDKVGRYQEAN
- the cas6 gene encoding CRISPR-associated endoribonuclease Cas6, encoding MPHSLVLNLLPQAPIPAQFLTGRHLHALFLTLVSSVDQELGNSLHQSGADKAFTLSPLQSSRQIKRVGLQDSTLQWEHKMAIPEGTTCWWRISLLDDTLFSKLTQLWLNLNPQHPWHLGSADLHITSILGTPQSTQPWANASSYAQLYEQASDSDRIITFSFATPTAFRQGQYDTALPTRESVFNSLLNRWNKYSGIELSHFSIESIFPSFFNIHTEIVADSRSKFIGLTGEISYRILGDVSPEVIKNINTLADFALYSGVGRKTPMGMGMMRRRLHISTPSKNYNYAL
- the cas5d gene encoding type I-D CRISPR-associated protein Cas5/Csc1, which translates into the protein MAIIQRCQIELHDSLYFATREIGRLYETEAVIHNYALCYALGLVDSEVYSTTVSKEHSYRYFCPEQVPKYEEHLTPLNQQGIYVTPARSLSHSSTLNTWKYANNNYHVEMEKTQKNIPSFGRAKEIAPESKFEFFMISKKTLKLAKWIRLGKWMSKAEVKIVETQEVNSSSAEKEFIFPYLLNPLDVMFSHRVISYDVVNMPPVSLIQNIRIRGQYYKFGQLEIPACMQYRFRS
- the cas7d gene encoding type I-D CRISPR-associated protein Cas7/Csc2, translated to MFFLKTVDSKFFHTEIPYKPMGKYAHFLTVRITESYPLFQTDGELNKARVRAGIKAENQAPISRLTMFKRKQSTPERLVGRELLRNYGLMTAEDCEYNVKFAMDNPDCIIYGFAIGDSGSEKSKVVVDTAFSITAFDESHETFTLNAPFENGTMASKGEAGSKPGEVTSRINQQDHIKPQVFFPSIVTLKDPTEAGFLYVLNNILRTRHYGAQTTRTGRVRNQLIGVVFADGEIISNLLWTQAIYDKLQADNKINSRDPLNEDDVIAAAKSAIETLISEEFIVHTDFIGNQFTALLNEVKALTGSEEGMKQILQKADDEAKVYAKKHIKQKPEGDKAKAGKAAKAG